Within the Miscanthus floridulus cultivar M001 chromosome 2, ASM1932011v1, whole genome shotgun sequence genome, the region GGTTCACAGAGCCAACACTCCATTCTTCATTTGCCTTCTTAGAGGCTAACAATCTGGACGATAGCTCTTGTTTGCAGACATTTACATCTGAGGCTCTATACACTAACCACGTCAGCCAGAAGGAAGCTGATGCACTGGGTTTCACTGGCATATTGGCATCAGAGGTACTTCAGATTGTCTTGTTTACTTTGAGTCTGTAGAGGCGGGTGGGAGTTTACTTTGGGTGTTAGTGCAGGTGACCCAGGGTAATACCTGTTGCATCAAAAGCATTGTAGCTCGTTCAGACTAGGTGTACATCAATTGCTAATGATACATTTGATCAAAAGGAGCTGAAAATAGAACAATATGCTATGAAAGCAGATGCACATCTAATGCTTGTATGGCCCTTATAGTGTGAGCATGGGTACAGCTATTTGATGGTGTTTTATCtgttttaaaagaaaaaaaatcttttgTACAATTTTTTCAGGTGAACGGAGATAGATATAATGATGGTAGCATCAAACATCCACTCTTGAAGCAGTCATCATTGGATCTATTGTCGATTGAGACTCCTGGTTTGAAGAAACATGACAGCTTTTCAAGATGGATGAGTAAAGAACTTGAAGAAGTGGTTGATTTGGGTATTAAATCCACTTCTGATGCTTTCTGGAGTAGCATTGAGACAGTGAAGGTGCCTGATGGTTCTAATGTGCTGAGTAATGAACAGCTAGATGCTTATGTAGTGAGCCCTTCACTTTCTCAAGACCAACTATTTAGCATTCTAGATGTTTCACCAAGTTGTGCATATATTGGTACAAATACAAAGGTGCGTAAGGTGTTTTGCACTATTAATTGCTTCTATTCTTACAGTATTTATGGTTTTCACCTCCATAGACTACAGGTTGATAATTCTAGTTAGTTACTTAGCAGTTTGTAGTACTCATGTCTCCTTCTAGTTGTTAATTATTCTAACGATGCAGGTTTCGGTTACTGGTACATTCTTGGTGAATAAAGAACATGTGGAAAATCACAAGTGGTCATGTATGTTTGGGGATGTTGAAGTACCAGCTGAGGTTTTGACTGATGGCACCCTACGCTGCTGTGCACCAGCACATCAATCAGGAAGAGTTCCATTTTATGTGACCTGTTCAAACAGGGTGGCTTGTAGTGAAGTGCGAGAATTTGAGTATCGTGATTCTGATGCTCAGTACATGGAGACTTCTTGTTCCCAAGCCAATGGTGTAAATGAAATGCATCTACATATTCGTCTTGAGAAGCTACTCACTTTGGGGCCAGATGACCATCATATGCTTGCTATAAGCAGTGGTAATGAGAAATATGAGATAATAAATGCTATAAATTCCTTAATGCTTGATGGGAAATGGTCAAATCAAGAATCTTCTTCTGTCAAGGAAGTAGTTTCCACTGCTAGGGTCCAAAGTTTAAAGAAACTGGTGAAAGAGAAGCTGCATCAATGGCTCATCTGCAAAATAAACGATGATGGAAAGGGTCCCAATGTTTTGTGCAAGGAAGGACAGGGTGTAATTCATTTAGTAGCAGCACTGGGTTATGATTGGGCTATAAGACCGATAATGGTTGCTGGTGTAAATGTGAACTTCCGGGATGCTCATGGATGGACTGCACTCCACTGGGCTGCATCTTTGGGAAGGTATGCTTGCACACATTAAAGCTATTTTAAACTGGGATGTCCATGCTTCACTAGAGTTTTATGTAAAAGAAGCTACCTTTATTTCTTTCTCATCCCTTTATCTTGCACTTTGTTTGTACTTTATTAGGAGCTTGGTCCTTTTTCTATTATTGAACCCCATATTTTATGCTTTTTTAGGGAGCGAACAGTTAGTGTTCTCATGGCAAATGGAGCTGCTGCAGGAGCACTGACTGATCCAACTTCTGAGTTCCCTTCTGGAAGAAGTCCAGCCGATTTAGCTTCAGTAAATGGACACAAGGGGATTGCTGGTTTTCTCGCAGAATCTGCTTTGACAAGCCATCTGTCAGCACTTACTATTAGAGAATCAAATGATAGCACTGTAGAAGTGTGTGGGTTACCAGTTGCTGAAGATCTCACTGGCATTGATTCTGCCCAGCTCGCTGTAGAGGGTCCTCATACTGAATCACTCGAAGGTTCTTTAAGTGCTGTTCGTAAATCCACTCAAGCTGCAGCTCGTATATTTCAAGCATTCAGGGTGGAGTCATTCCACAGAAAGAAAGTTGTGGAATACGGAGATGATGACTGTGGATTATCTGATGAACGTACactttcacttgtttctcttaaaAATGTCAAACCAGGACAACATGATACACATCTGCATTCTGCTGCTGTTCGTATACAGAACAAGTTTCGTGGATGGAAGGGAAGAAAGGAGTTTATGATCATTCGCCATAGAATTGTCAAGTTACAGGTAATGCTAACAATAATGATTTTTTGCAACTTTATATTCGTGCCTACTACATTTCCCTGACTATTTAGAGGTTTGCAAATAACACCACTTAGTTGACCTACAATGCTAACACCCTGTCTTGCATGATTTAGCTAATAACAGAAGCCATCTGTTCCACTAATTTGCTTGAATGGTTTTGATGAATCTTTGCTTCCTTTGACAATAGATGATCTCTTCTTTCCTCTTTTTTAAAAGCAATTCATCTATTTGAAATAGCACAGTAGTGTAGCTCAAAGGttcttatgcatgctagaaacAGAATTCATCAAGCTAGTAGGCTGTTGCTAACCTTTTTTTTTGCACAATTTGTTGCATGGTACACAAACATAAGAATTTGCTCTCCCTGTAGTGTGAATACTAAAATTGTATTCGTAGATATATGTAGCAGCTCAGCCTTCAGAGTAGCATGCATCACAGTCAATATTTGTTTGATAATTTTGGATGTAGGCTTACTGTAGAATTTTCGTGCTATATTCAATGCAAAGCATGCATATCAGTTCCATAAGTTGTAAGTACTTTTGGATGTGGTGTGAGCTGCCAAATCCTTAGTTTCTTCTGACTGGCTAAATGTAATGCCATGAATGATGACGTACAACTCTCAAAATGCCAACTGTCCTGTGCAAGCATTAAGATTTATTAACTTGTCTTTGTGATCAGGCTCATGTACGAGGACATCAAGTGAGGAAGAACTACCGGAAGGTAGTCTGGTCAGTTGGTATCGTCGAGAAAGTCATACTGAGATGGAGGAGAAAGAGGCCTGGGTTACGTGGATTTCAGCCTCAGAAACAACTAGAAGGTCCATCACAAATCCAACCTGCAAAGGCCGTGGATGAATACGATTTCTTGCACGACGGCAGGAGGCAGGCCGAAGCCAGGCTACAGAGAGCACTTGCCCGGGTGCGCTCTATGTCGCAGTATCCAGAAGCAAGAGAGCAGTACAACAGGCTCACAACCTGCGTTGCTGAAATGAAACAGTCCAGGGTATGATCTGATCACTCCTATGCTTTGGAAGCTTGCTACAGGCctgttctttgtttttttttcccgGTTTGATTTGATCATGCTTTGATGCTAGCTACTTTGGAACAGATGATGCAGGATGAGATGCTAAGCGAGGCGGCTGGTGGTGCGGACGACTTCATGGCTGGACTGGAGGACTTGATCTGCATAGATGATGCCCCGATGTCTGCCATTTGGTGAAGCTGAGCCTTTTAGATCAGTTATTAGGCAGGGAACCGGTTTCCTTGTTCCCCTTTGTCAGACTAGTCCTGTAAATATTCTTCAGCTAGTTGTTCACCCCTGACTGTTTCTCGCGTTTGCTGGTACTACTATAACGTAGTTTCATTGCACTGATTATCGGTAGAATATCGCCACTTATTTGATATAGAGTTTATAACTCAACGTCTTTATGGATTTAGCTGTAAATCCTGCATCCGTATCGAGCCATAATGGTGCCAATTTGCGATATCTAAAGCATGGCCCAGTAATACACATCCGCCATTGCCAAAGAAAAGCACAGGAGTTCTTTTCTACGCTCGGACTTGCATTGCAGGTTTAAAAGTACAGTGGTCAGTGTCCTATCGTGGGCGAATTGAATTATTTGTTGAATTTGATTATCAGGTAGCTCGAAGGTCGTGAATCATCAGTGGAGAACTGGAGACACAGATTGACATGATAAGctataagagcaagtataatagcaggttgtaagccgactaaatgctgaggtggaggagagaggggaggagagagaggagaagtgggctgtaagcttacagtcaGCTTAGACACAAGAactaagaaagtctgtgagaaagATAATtgagccatgtattaactgtaaagagctaaccaCTGTACGAGTGgactgagagaaggctgcaaagaaCCTTACATCCAGCAAACTAGCTGTATTATTAGCATTGCTCAAAGTCTAACACGTTAGTTACCGTCACAACCTACTGCGACACGTGGAACCTGCAGCTTTGTCCTTCCTAGACAcggctgcacctgcacctgcaccagTGAATGTCTCACCAG harbors:
- the LOC136529977 gene encoding calmodulin-binding transcription activator 3-like isoform X1, whose protein sequence is MADTRKFLLPGQPPDISQILQEAQKRWLRPTEICEILSNYKLFSIAAEPPNMPRSGSLFLFDRKVLRYFRKDGHNWRKKKDGKTVKEAHEKLKAGSIDVLHCYYAHGEENENFQRRTYWLLEEDFTHIVLVHYLEVKGCKQSFNRVKEEFMQLSNVDSPSCSNSITSQNQMDPQNMEAAESPISGQISEYEDTEPADNCRASSRYHPLAEMQQLVDGVITENMLYPSASTVDSRQGYHGEMLPITDNLDGPSFSHHDIARMLDGTNIGLSDVSSTLFDSVPFNEPFANYSAGFTEPTLHSSFAFLEANNLDDSSCLQTFTSEALYTNHVSQKEADALGFTGILASEVNGDRYNDGSIKHPLLKQSSLDLLSIETPGLKKHDSFSRWMSKELEEVVDLGIKSTSDAFWSSIETVKVPDGSNVLSNEQLDAYVVSPSLSQDQLFSILDVSPSCAYIGTNTKVSVTGTFLVNKEHVENHKWSCMFGDVEVPAEVLTDGTLRCCAPAHQSGRVPFYVTCSNRVACSEVREFEYRDSDAQYMETSCSQANGVNEMHLHIRLEKLLTLGPDDHHMLAISSGNEKYEIINAINSLMLDGKWSNQESSSVKEVVSTARVQSLKKLVKEKLHQWLICKINDDGKGPNVLCKEGQGVIHLVAALGYDWAIRPIMVAGVNVNFRDAHGWTALHWAASLGRERTVSVLMANGAAAGALTDPTSEFPSGRSPADLASVNGHKGIAGFLAESALTSHLSALTIRESNDSTVEVCGLPVAEDLTGIDSAQLAVEGPHTESLEGSLSAVRKSTQAAARIFQAFRVESFHRKKVVEYGDDDCGLSDERTLSLVSLKNVKPGQHDTHLHSAAVRIQNKFRGWKGRKEFMIIRHRIVKLQAHVRGHQVRKNYRKVVWSVGIVEKVILRWRRKRPGLRGFQPQKQLEGPSQIQPAKAVDEYDFLHDGRRQAEARLQRALARVRSMSQYPEAREQYNRLTTCVAEMKQSRMMQDEMLSEAAGGADDFMAGLEDLICIDDAPMSAIW
- the LOC136529977 gene encoding calmodulin-binding transcription activator 3-like isoform X2 → MADTRKFLLPGQPPDISQILQEAQKRWLRPTEICEILSNYKLFSIAAEPPNMPRSGSLFLFDRKVLRYFRKDGHNWRKKKDGKTVKEAHEKLKAGSIDVLHCYYAHGEENENFQRRTYWLLEEDFTHIVLVHYLEVKGCKQSFNRVKEEFMQLSNVDSPSCSNSITSQNQMDPQNMEAAESPISGQISEYEDTEPDNCRASSRYHPLAEMQQLVDGVITENMLYPSASTVDSRQGYHGEMLPITDNLDGPSFSHHDIARMLDGTNIGLSDVSSTLFDSVPFNEPFANYSAGFTEPTLHSSFAFLEANNLDDSSCLQTFTSEALYTNHVSQKEADALGFTGILASEVNGDRYNDGSIKHPLLKQSSLDLLSIETPGLKKHDSFSRWMSKELEEVVDLGIKSTSDAFWSSIETVKVPDGSNVLSNEQLDAYVVSPSLSQDQLFSILDVSPSCAYIGTNTKVSVTGTFLVNKEHVENHKWSCMFGDVEVPAEVLTDGTLRCCAPAHQSGRVPFYVTCSNRVACSEVREFEYRDSDAQYMETSCSQANGVNEMHLHIRLEKLLTLGPDDHHMLAISSGNEKYEIINAINSLMLDGKWSNQESSSVKEVVSTARVQSLKKLVKEKLHQWLICKINDDGKGPNVLCKEGQGVIHLVAALGYDWAIRPIMVAGVNVNFRDAHGWTALHWAASLGRERTVSVLMANGAAAGALTDPTSEFPSGRSPADLASVNGHKGIAGFLAESALTSHLSALTIRESNDSTVEVCGLPVAEDLTGIDSAQLAVEGPHTESLEGSLSAVRKSTQAAARIFQAFRVESFHRKKVVEYGDDDCGLSDERTLSLVSLKNVKPGQHDTHLHSAAVRIQNKFRGWKGRKEFMIIRHRIVKLQAHVRGHQVRKNYRKVVWSVGIVEKVILRWRRKRPGLRGFQPQKQLEGPSQIQPAKAVDEYDFLHDGRRQAEARLQRALARVRSMSQYPEAREQYNRLTTCVAEMKQSRMMQDEMLSEAAGGADDFMAGLEDLICIDDAPMSAIW